A region from the Dehalogenimonas sp. THU2 genome encodes:
- a CDS encoding copper-translocating P-type ATPase, producing the protein MALSPLIQDFLGFELVFTGDAYVLWALSAFVYVYGGWPFLSGLKRELGERNPGMMTLIALAISVAFFYSSAVTFGLEGEVFYWELATLVDVMLLGHWIEMRSIMSASEALEKLARLLPAVAHQLSAGGKAEDVPIGSLVKGDTVLIKPGEKIPVDGDVISGESAVDESMLTGESMPVEKKAGGRVIGGAVNGEGSLTVTVNRTGTESYLAQMARLVAVAQGAKSRAQDLADRAARWLTFIAISAGALTLIAWLSFSDEPVVFAVERMVTVMVIACPHALGLAVPLVVAVSTGISARNGLLIRDRNAFERARAIDAIVFDKTGTLTLGKFGVTDVVPLNERFDRDELLKHAAAVESHSAHPIARGIIEATPEAYEVADFKSLSGRGARGKVQGREVIVASPGHVEELKLAYDRPKVDALFKQGKTVVFIVIDGAVAGAVALADIIRPESRQTVEALKKMGKRVVMMTGDREEVARWVASELGLDEYFAGVLPEEKASRIKELQGRGLSVAMTGDGVNDAPALAQADLGIAVGAGTEIAQATADIILVRSDPGDVLSIFELSQATYRKMQQNLGWATGYNALAIPAASGVFYSFGILLVPAVGAALMSLSTVIVAVNARLLRFKRD; encoded by the coding sequence ATGGCTCTGTCGCCCCTCATCCAGGACTTCCTCGGCTTCGAACTCGTTTTCACCGGCGACGCCTATGTCCTGTGGGCGCTGTCCGCCTTCGTCTACGTCTATGGCGGCTGGCCGTTCCTCTCAGGTCTGAAGCGGGAGCTTGGGGAACGCAATCCAGGCATGATGACCCTCATCGCCCTGGCCATCTCCGTCGCTTTCTTCTATTCCAGCGCTGTGACCTTCGGCCTTGAGGGGGAGGTCTTCTACTGGGAGTTGGCCACCCTGGTCGATGTCATGCTACTGGGCCACTGGATAGAAATGCGCTCCATCATGAGCGCCTCGGAAGCGCTGGAAAAACTGGCGAGGCTGCTGCCGGCTGTCGCTCATCAATTATCGGCCGGAGGCAAAGCCGAGGATGTGCCTATCGGCTCTTTGGTCAAAGGCGATACGGTGCTGATTAAACCCGGCGAAAAGATCCCGGTTGATGGAGATGTCATTTCCGGCGAAAGTGCCGTCGATGAATCGATGCTCACCGGAGAATCCATGCCGGTGGAGAAGAAAGCCGGAGGCCGGGTCATCGGCGGAGCGGTCAACGGTGAAGGTTCGCTGACGGTTACGGTGAATCGCACCGGCACGGAGTCGTACCTTGCCCAAATGGCGCGCCTGGTTGCGGTAGCCCAGGGCGCCAAAAGCCGGGCCCAGGATCTCGCCGATCGCGCGGCGCGCTGGCTGACTTTCATCGCTATATCCGCCGGCGCGCTTACCCTGATCGCCTGGTTATCCTTTAGCGACGAACCGGTCGTCTTCGCCGTGGAGCGGATGGTCACCGTCATGGTCATTGCTTGTCCCCACGCCCTAGGACTGGCGGTGCCGCTGGTCGTGGCCGTATCCACGGGTATCTCGGCGCGTAACGGACTGCTGATCCGCGACCGTAATGCCTTCGAACGCGCCCGCGCTATCGACGCCATCGTTTTCGACAAGACCGGCACGCTGACGCTGGGTAAATTCGGCGTGACCGATGTCGTTCCTCTCAATGAGCGCTTCGACCGCGACGAACTACTGAAACACGCCGCAGCAGTGGAGTCGCACTCTGCGCACCCTATCGCTCGCGGTATCATCGAAGCGACGCCGGAGGCTTACGAGGTTGCGGATTTCAAATCGCTCTCGGGCCGCGGGGCCCGGGGCAAGGTCCAAGGCCGGGAAGTCATAGTCGCCAGCCCCGGCCACGTCGAGGAACTCAAACTGGCCTACGACCGCCCGAAAGTCGATGCACTCTTCAAGCAGGGCAAGACCGTCGTCTTCATCGTCATCGACGGCGCCGTCGCCGGCGCGGTGGCACTGGCCGACATCATCCGGCCGGAGTCCCGCCAGACCGTCGAGGCCTTGAAAAAGATGGGCAAACGGGTGGTGATGATGACCGGCGACCGGGAGGAAGTGGCCCGCTGGGTGGCTTCGGAGCTGGGACTGGATGAGTACTTCGCCGGTGTGCTGCCGGAGGAAAAAGCATCCAGGATAAAAGAACTTCAAGGCCGTGGTCTGTCGGTAGCCATGACCGGCGACGGCGTCAACGATGCCCCCGCCCTGGCCCAGGCCGACCTGGGCATCGCCGTGGGCGCCGGCACCGAGATCGCCCAGGCCACCGCTGACATCATCCTGGTCCGTTCCGACCCGGGTGATGTACTCTCCATTTTCGAACTGTCGCAAGCCACCTATCGCAAGATGCAGCAGAACCTCGGCTGGGCGACAGGGTACAACGCCCTCGCCATTCCAGCAGCATCCGGAGTCTTTTACAGTTTCGGAATTCTTTTAGTCCCGGCAGTCGGCGCGGCGTTGATGTCTCTCTCAACCGTCATTGTGGCCGTCAACGCCCGGTTGTTGCGCTTCAAACGAGACTAA
- a CDS encoding ComF family protein codes for MFGRLLDNREKVLDFFFPRYCLSCGREGAYFCQRCRAALPFQSPPYCPDCGKSLDHHPDCDDLASELLALHSVFRFEGVIKKAVHQLKYQNLRDLATPLGGYLVDYLKTNDLPGDALVPVPLHKSRLRERGYNQSELLAIVMHRLTGLPVFLDAIQKVRPTPPQADSASVDQRRLAVVDAFRCYNKLKGRRVILIDDVATSGATLSACARALATAGVSEVRALTLAREI; via the coding sequence ATGTTCGGCCGCCTTCTGGACAACCGTGAGAAAGTCCTGGATTTCTTTTTCCCCCGCTACTGCCTGAGTTGCGGACGAGAAGGCGCCTATTTTTGTCAGCGCTGTCGCGCCGCCCTGCCATTCCAGTCGCCGCCCTATTGCCCAGATTGCGGCAAGAGCCTGGATCACCATCCGGACTGCGACGATCTAGCCTCGGAACTGCTGGCCCTGCATTCCGTCTTCCGCTTCGAGGGCGTCATCAAGAAAGCAGTCCATCAGCTCAAATACCAGAACCTGCGCGACCTCGCCACCCCCCTCGGCGGCTATCTAGTCGATTACCTGAAAACCAACGACCTGCCCGGCGATGCTCTCGTGCCGGTGCCCCTGCACAAATCTCGCCTGCGGGAACGCGGTTACAATCAGTCCGAACTTCTGGCCATCGTGATGCACCGCCTCACCGGGTTGCCGGTATTCCTCGATGCGATACAGAAAGTCAGGCCGACCCCGCCCCAGGCCGACAGCGCCTCCGTGGATCAGCGACGCCTTGCGGTAGTTGATGCTTTCCGGTGCTATAATAAATTAAAAGGCCGCCGCGTCATCCTCATCGATGACGTAGCCACCTCCGGCGCCACCTTGTCCGCCTGTGCCCGGGCGCTTGCCACCGCCGGAGTAAGTGAAGTCAGGGCGCTGACGCTGGCCAGAGAAATTTAA
- the radC gene encoding DNA repair protein RadC, whose translation MSETIKATENTIAGHRNRLRERFRKMGLSSLADYEAVELLLTLGTPRRDCKPAAKAAIKKFKTLRGVLEASADDLQEVDGIGPANSVAIRLIAEAAQELLRTKAVEQKWPENCATPQQVYDYLYSSMCGLKKEVFKVIYLNNQNRVVEIVEIEDHSRGTVNASVVWVREVVEGALRHGAAAMIFVHNHPSGVPAPSQQDRDITRDLVFAAATMNIRTLDHIIIGDNCYHSLASEGLMDRYAAEFRGVRGKG comes from the coding sequence ATGTCTGAAACAATAAAAGCAACTGAAAACACGATCGCAGGTCACCGCAATCGATTGCGGGAGAGATTCCGGAAAATGGGTCTGTCCAGTCTGGCCGACTATGAAGCGGTTGAACTATTGCTCACGCTCGGCACGCCGCGGCGCGACTGCAAACCCGCGGCCAAGGCGGCGATCAAGAAGTTCAAGACGCTCAGGGGGGTGCTGGAAGCCTCGGCGGATGACCTCCAGGAAGTTGACGGCATCGGTCCGGCCAATTCGGTCGCCATACGCTTGATCGCCGAGGCGGCTCAGGAATTGTTGAGAACGAAGGCCGTCGAACAGAAGTGGCCGGAAAACTGCGCCACCCCGCAGCAGGTCTATGATTACCTGTATTCGTCGATGTGTGGGCTGAAAAAAGAAGTCTTCAAAGTCATCTACCTGAACAACCAGAACCGGGTCGTTGAGATCGTTGAGATCGAAGATCACTCACGGGGTACCGTCAATGCTTCAGTGGTGTGGGTCAGGGAAGTCGTTGAAGGCGCATTGCGTCACGGCGCCGCTGCCATGATCTTCGTCCATAATCATCCTTCCGGTGTACCGGCGCCCAGCCAGCAGGACAGGGATATCACCCGGGATCTGGTCTTTGCGGCGGCGACGATGAATATCCGGACACTCGACCACATCATCATCGGTGATAACTGTTATCACAGTCTGGCGTCGGAAGGATTGATGGACAGGTATGCGGCGGAGTTCCGGGGGGTGAGGGGGAAGGGGTAG
- a CDS encoding methylated-DNA--[protein]-cysteine S-methyltransferase encodes MKRKRSDPETGNKPKYDIVESAAGWVGIEVTGKGVKRVTLPIKKHEDVLAEFGIEQRDLTTGAGGAGLADRLKHFFLGEPVVFKEGLDLTGTTEFQQDVYEAACRIPFGETKSYGELAKDIGKPGAARAVGQALGANPLPILIPCHRVVAADGGLGGFTGGVSAKKKLLEMEKSGKESRQQTNRGSRIERDTTPSPSPPGTPPHTCPSILPTPDCDNSYHR; translated from the coding sequence ATGAAACGAAAAAGGTCCGATCCTGAGACCGGGAACAAACCAAAATACGACATTGTGGAATCGGCCGCCGGGTGGGTCGGCATTGAAGTCACCGGCAAAGGTGTCAAACGCGTCACCCTACCCATAAAAAAACATGAAGATGTTCTAGCCGAATTTGGCATCGAACAACGTGACCTGACCACTGGCGCCGGCGGAGCCGGCCTCGCCGACCGGTTGAAACACTTCTTCCTGGGTGAACCGGTGGTCTTCAAAGAAGGACTTGATCTTACCGGCACCACCGAATTTCAGCAGGATGTTTACGAAGCTGCCTGTCGAATCCCGTTTGGAGAGACTAAGAGCTATGGTGAATTGGCCAAAGATATCGGCAAACCCGGCGCCGCCCGCGCCGTCGGCCAGGCGTTGGGAGCCAACCCCCTGCCCATCCTCATCCCCTGCCACCGAGTGGTCGCTGCCGATGGCGGTTTGGGGGGGTTCACAGGAGGCGTCAGCGCCAAAAAGAAACTATTGGAGATGGAGAAGAGCGGAAAAGAATCGCGCCAACAGACAAACCGAGGAAGCAGGATCGAAAGGGATACTACCCCTTCCCCCTCACCCCCCGGAACTCCGCCGCATACCTGTCCATCAATCCTTCCGACGCCAGACTGTGATAACAGTTATCACCGATGA
- a CDS encoding zinc ribbon domain-containing protein, with translation MPIYEYRCMDCRKKFDLLRPMSQSMDPAECPTCKGQAKRIASTFMAKGSGGQSIGGGGGCTSCSSSSCGSCH, from the coding sequence ATGCCTATCTATGAATATCGTTGTATGGATTGCCGTAAAAAATTCGATCTGCTGCGTCCGATGAGCCAATCGATGGATCCAGCGGAATGCCCGACTTGTAAAGGCCAGGCGAAGCGCATAGCTTCCACTTTTATGGCCAAGGGTTCCGGTGGTCAGAGCATCGGCGGCGGGGGTGGCTGCACAAGCTGCTCTTCTTCTTCCTGCGGCAGCTGCCACTAG
- a CDS encoding HPF/RaiA family ribosome-associated protein — protein MEIIITTKNLTLDEKTRAQIVRKFDKVGRHLPQARELRLELIEEATKAAKDRFVVRGILEVLGPVMTAECRAASLITAIDQLEGVLDRQVHDFKTKNTDFDRESQRFGAATYTETEPLPPIISEESEVSIEVEHFTPKPMSLPDAIANLSETKDDFLLFRSSKGGVSLLHRQELGGFKLIEIEAV, from the coding sequence GTGGAAATCATCATCACCACCAAGAATCTCACCCTAGACGAGAAAACCCGTGCCCAGATCGTGCGGAAATTCGACAAAGTTGGCCGCCATCTGCCCCAGGCCCGGGAACTACGGCTCGAGCTCATTGAAGAAGCCACTAAAGCAGCCAAGGACCGCTTCGTGGTTCGAGGCATTCTGGAAGTACTGGGGCCGGTCATGACCGCCGAATGCCGCGCCGCCAGCCTGATTACCGCTATCGACCAACTGGAAGGCGTTCTCGACCGCCAAGTGCACGACTTCAAAACCAAGAACACCGACTTCGACCGCGAGAGCCAGCGCTTCGGAGCGGCCACCTATACCGAAACCGAACCATTGCCGCCGATTATCTCAGAGGAAAGCGAGGTCAGTATCGAGGTCGAACATTTCACACCCAAACCAATGAGCCTGCCCGATGCAATCGCCAACCTTAGTGAGACTAAAGACGATTTCCTCCTTTTCCGGAGCTCCAAGGGCGGGGTGAGCCTGTTGCACCGGCAGGAATTGGGTGGATTCAAATTGATAGAAATAGAGGCGGTGTAA
- a CDS encoding muconolactone Delta-isomerase family protein yields MKYLVSGDQVTPAASHKDQINFLECAKEWVEKSKADGKLDAAYSFPDGGGMFVLDAKDHEELMRLLLNFPLRPFSNLEIRPLLDFNTSANITIEALKPFV; encoded by the coding sequence ATGAAGTACCTGGTATCCGGAGATCAAGTGACCCCAGCAGCTTCACACAAAGACCAGATCAATTTTCTGGAATGCGCTAAAGAATGGGTGGAAAAGAGCAAGGCAGATGGAAAACTTGATGCCGCTTATAGTTTCCCAGACGGCGGCGGTATGTTCGTCCTGGATGCCAAAGACCATGAAGAACTGATGCGGTTGCTCCTGAATTTCCCACTGAGACCATTCAGCAATCTGGAAATTCGTCCTCTTCTTGATTTCAACACAAGTGCCAATATCACCATAGAAGCCTTGAAACCTTTCGTCTAA